A window of Candidatus Methylomirabilota bacterium genomic DNA:
CGCGGTGGCGAGCCAGATCAGCCCAGGACCGTGCAGGTCGCTCACGGTCTGGTGCTGACTCACCTGGCTCGCGGGCAAGCCCTCCCACCAGTACCAGGGCGCCGCGCCCGGGACCTTGAAGCTCCACACGATGGCGTGAGACACGGCGTCGGTCAGCACGAGGAGGAGCGCGGCGATCAGCAGGGCGAGGGTGGTGGCCACGAAGGAGACGGGGAGGCTCGGACGCTTGCCGCCTACCCGCCCGCTGAAGATGACGGCGATCTTGCGCGCGAAGCCGGCCAGGGCCGCCAGGACGGAGAGGAGGGTTCCTGTCCACACGGGAAGATTCGGCCGCTGCTGGGTCACGACGTCCAGATAGGCCGTCTGGCTGACGGTGTCGATGAGGGCGAAGGCCAGGGCCACCGCCGACATCACCAGGGCGACCTTGAGCCAGGCGGAGAGGGTATGCCGCGATTCATCGTCCTTGAAGATCATGGCGGCTCGCTGGGGATCGCTCTCCGCCTTGAAGGCTTCGCGCGCCTCGAGCGTGCGCGCGCGCCGGACGGCACTGCCGTACGCCGCCGCCCACACGATGGCCGTCAGGACTTCGATGCCGAGGAGAGTCCAGGCCATGCCTCTCCACACCGGCCGCGCCGCTCCCGCGGCCAGCATGAGGGTCAAGACCACGGAGACCACGAGACCGGTGACGGGGCGCTCGTAGAATCGGCCGCGCGCTCCCACGCGGCCGATCATCCAGTACGCCCATCCGAGGGGAAGGGCGCCCACCACGAAGGGCACGAGCCACAGGGAGATATAGGGGCTCCACCAGACGAGGGCCCGTCCGGGCAGATACCATTCGAGGGCGGCCGCATATGCGGCCGACCAGTCCGGGTGCGAAACGGCCACGAGTCCCCGGAGCATCTGGCCGGTGAGAAAGAGCATGACGAAGAAGCTCAGCAGCACGACCTGAATGGCGACCCAGTTGCGAAGCAGGCCCGCACCGGCCTGCAGAAGGTCGCCGGCGCCATTGGGCGACATGTAGCGCCCGTTCTCGCGCAGCCATCTCACGACGTCGGGCATGGCCGGCGGGCCCGCCGATCCTGGCGCACCGGACAAGAGATGCTCGACCTCGCGCGCGCTGTGGATCTCGGGCCGGGAGAAGAGCCGGCCGAGACATGCGCCGAAGTAACCGCCCCCCGAGACGGTGGAGAGGTAGTCGATCCGAGCCACCAGCCCGAACCGGGCGAGGGCCTGGAAGACGCCAAGAGAGAAGGTGGCGCTCCGGATGCCTCCCCCGGACAGCGCGACGCCCAGCATATCGTGGGGAGGCCGCTCGGCATCGGCGAGGGAGGCCCCGCGGCGCGCCGCGAGAAGCTCGCGCTCGTGCCCCCACAGCTCGCGCGGATACGCGCCTTCGTATTCCGAAGAAATCGCCATGGTGCGCTCCTCTGTGCCGAGGGAGCTGCCGAATGGCAAGACGGGCGTCGCTACGGCGACTCTAGGAGGGTCGCGAATACGTGTCAAGACGGAGGGTGGATCGAGAAGGCGCCGCTCAAGTACTGGACGGCCGCCGCGGCATGAGACGGCCCGCCCGTTCGTCGAGCTCGCGCGCCCCGTCGGCCAGAGCGCTCGCGGACGGCAGGACACCGCCCCCTCCCGTAATCTCGTAGAGGCGCTCCTGCGAGCGGAGCTCCGGCCCCCCGTCGGCCTGGATACGCATCGAGCTTCCGTCGGGCAGGATGCGCCGCGCCTTGACGGTGTCGGCCAGCTGGATCTCGAGGACGGTGCGGACCTGGGCCTGGAGAGTGGAGTCGAGGACGGGGAAGGCGATCTCCACGCGCCGGTCGAGATTGCGGGGCATCCAGTCCGCGGAGGCGAGCAGGTATTCGCCCTGGCCCGCATCGCCGAAGTAGAAGATGCGCGCATGCTCGAGGAAGCGATCGACGATCGAGATGACGCGGATGTTGTCGGAGAGCCCGGGCACTTCGGGACGCAGCGCGCACATGCCCCGCACGATCAGGTCGATCTTCACGCCGGCCTGGCTGGCTTCGTACAGCTCCTCGATCAGTCGGCGGTCCAGGAGCGCATTCATCTTGGCGATGATCCGCGCCGGCCGCCCCCTTCGGGCGTGCTCCGTCTCGCGGCGGATCCGCTCGATGAGGCCCTCGCGGAGGTCGCGCGGGGCGAGGAGGAGGTGATGGAACTTGTGGGGGTGCGTGTAGCCGGTGAGGAGGTTGAAGAGCTCGGTCAGGTCCTCGCCGAATGACTCGCGGCTCGTGAAGAGGCCGAGGTCCTCGTAGATGGTGGCCGTCCGCACATTGTAGTTGCCGGTGGCGAGGTGGCAATAGCGTCGGATACCGTCGGCCTCCTGGCGCACGACCAGGCAGGCCTTGCCGTGCGTCTTGAAGCCCGCGAGGCCGTAGACGACATGCGCCCCCACCTCTTCCAGGGCCCGGGCCCAGCGGATATTCGCCTCCTCGTCGAAGCGCGCCTGCAGCTCTACGAGCACGGCCACTTCCTTGCCGTTCTCGACGGCGGTCTGCAGGGCGTGCGCGATGGGCGAGGCCGGGCTCACACGGTAGAGGGTCATCTTGATAGCGAGGACCTTGGGGTCCGTGGCCGCCTCCACCACGAAGCGCGTGACGGCGTCGAAGCTGTGGTAGGGGTGATGCACGAGCACGTCCCGCGCGCGAAGGGCGCTCCAGATGTCGGCGGTCTCGAAGGCGCGCACCGGATGGGGCGGGAGCGGTCTCTCCTTGAGGCGCGGGACATCGAGGGCCGTGTAGAGCTGGAAGAGATCGGAGAAAGCCGCGAAGCCTTCGCCCTCGAACAGGTCCTCGGGGGAGAGCTCCAGCTCGTCGAGCAGGGTGGCCAGGATGTCGGGGGGCAGGTCCCCGTCGTGCTGCAGCCGCACGGCCGTCCCCAGGCGCCGCTCGCGAAGGCTCTCCTCGATGCTCACGAGCAGGTCCTCGCGCGCGCCCCGCGGCTGCAGGTACGCGTCCCGGGTGACCCGAATGGCATGGCTGGACACGATCTCGTAGCCGTTGTAGATGGTGGGCAGGTGAAGCCGGATCACGTCCTCGAGGAGCATGAACGAATGCTTGCCGGGTGAATCGGGCAGAGGGACGAAGCGCGGCAGCACCTGGCTCGGGATGTGGATGACGGACAGCGTGCTGTGCGGCAAAATCGAGGGCGCGGCA
This region includes:
- the ppk1 gene encoding polyphosphate kinase 1; the encoded protein is MNSDAFVNRELSWLEFNRRVLEEAQDPSVPLLERVKFLAIFSSNLDEFFMIRVAALKRRIAAGDQTAGPDGMSSTETLAEVAARVHELVDEQHRCFLEEIQPLLAAEGIFLLRPKEASEEQQRFLEDYFRRMLLPVVTPLAVDPGHPFPYLGNRSLCLVASIRPAAPSILPHSTLSVIHIPSQVLPRFVPLPDSPGKHSFMLLEDVIRLHLPTIYNGYEIVSSHAIRVTRDAYLQPRGAREDLLVSIEESLRERRLGTAVRLQHDGDLPPDILATLLDELELSPEDLFEGEGFAAFSDLFQLYTALDVPRLKERPLPPHPVRAFETADIWSALRARDVLVHHPYHSFDAVTRFVVEAATDPKVLAIKMTLYRVSPASPIAHALQTAVENGKEVAVLVELQARFDEEANIRWARALEEVGAHVVYGLAGFKTHGKACLVVRQEADGIRRYCHLATGNYNVRTATIYEDLGLFTSRESFGEDLTELFNLLTGYTHPHKFHHLLLAPRDLREGLIERIRRETEHARRGRPARIIAKMNALLDRRLIEELYEASQAGVKIDLIVRGMCALRPEVPGLSDNIRVISIVDRFLEHARIFYFGDAGQGEYLLASADWMPRNLDRRVEIAFPVLDSTLQAQVRTVLEIQLADTVKARRILPDGSSMRIQADGGPELRSQERLYEITGGGGVLPSASALADGARELDERAGRLMPRRPSST